A genomic stretch from Campylobacter lari subsp. concheus includes:
- a CDS encoding AAA family ATPase, protein MIKTIKITNFRGLKDLEIKDFKRFNVFVGKNSCGKTSILEAIFMCYSQEEANSLIRIQNFRRTMVIPTNLSSIFYNFDFLTPVEIHSSYDKKNIQVQIQPKTESESISQEKFKQSSMLEQNINGLNFTRIHGKKEFTSHFSVQFNGDIQDSTKSDEQLPLLALYLPSDIEQWGLKYFIDIVRKEKKRDELLEYLRLFDERIIDIETQANSVLVNLKNIEKLIDINFLGEGFKKYTCILALMLAANQWHTRFCVCIDEIENGLHFSSTQKLLKSILKLSKKLDFQFFFTTHSLEFLDIARKILNDESKIFKVALTEKGIKTYSYSQNGEAYFTLDRIDPRGENNEN, encoded by the coding sequence ATGATTAAAACTATAAAAATTACAAATTTTAGAGGCTTGAAAGATTTAGAAATCAAAGACTTTAAACGCTTTAATGTCTTTGTCGGAAAAAATAGTTGTGGTAAAACGAGTATCTTAGAAGCTATTTTTATGTGTTATAGTCAAGAAGAGGCAAATTCTTTGATAAGAATTCAAAATTTTCGTCGCACTATGGTAATACCTACTAATCTTTCTAGTATTTTTTATAATTTTGATTTTTTAACACCAGTTGAAATACACTCAAGTTATGACAAAAAAAACATTCAAGTTCAAATTCAGCCAAAAACTGAAAGTGAAAGCATTTCTCAAGAAAAATTTAAACAAAGTTCTATGCTAGAGCAAAATATCAATGGTTTAAATTTCACAAGAATACACGGAAAAAAAGAATTTACCTCTCATTTTAGTGTTCAATTTAATGGCGATATACAAGATTCTACCAAAAGTGATGAGCAACTTCCGCTTTTAGCTCTATATCTTCCAAGTGATATAGAGCAGTGGGGTTTGAAGTATTTTATTGATATTGTAAGAAAAGAAAAAAAAAGAGATGAGCTTTTGGAGTATTTAAGACTTTTTGATGAGAGAATTATTGATATAGAAACACAAGCAAATAGTGTTTTGGTTAATCTTAAAAACATAGAAAAATTGATTGATATTAATTTTTTAGGTGAAGGGTTTAAAAAATACACTTGCATACTTGCTTTAATGCTAGCAGCAAATCAATGGCATACGCGTTTTTGCGTTTGTATAGATGAGATTGAAAATGGTCTGCATTTTTCTAGCACGCAAAAACTTTTAAAAAGTATTTTAAAATTATCAAAAAAATTAGATTTTCAATTCTTTTTTACCACTCATAGTCTTGAATTTTTAGACATAGCAAGAAAAATTTTAAATGATGAGAGTAAAATATTTAAAGTAGCTTTAACAGAAAAAGGCATTAAGACTTATTCGTATTCTCAAAATGGCGAAGCTTATTTCACTCTTGATAGGATAGACCCTAGAGGAGAAAATAATGAAAATTAA
- a CDS encoding BCCT family transporter produces MLKTSFKKSVFIPSISIIIILSLSCIFLPKLTNDFINHIKSGIFTNFSWFYILSVSFFVCFMLALALSKFGDIKLGDDDEKPHFKFTSWLAMLFATGMGVGLMYFGVAEPLIHKKALQTSDEEAMLHTIFHWGIHPWAIYGVCALAMAYFGFRYKMPLSLRSAFYPLLKDKIYGFWGNLVDILALIVTVFGISTTLGYSASQLNAGFLNLGILNEQSFLEQSVIIIIIISLATLSSISGLTKGLKILSETNLVFAVCLMLFVLFSTNTIQILSQFSSNIGNYLQNLISLSFKTYYYEKEHIEWFNNWTIYYWAWWLSWSPFVGFFIAKISRGRTIREFIFGVLVVPTSFNILWFSIFGNSALNFNDILSPFTSAPESLLFYFLQNFSFSYFSSLLALLVLALFFITSADSGIFVLNSLSSGGAHEPHKWQNILWGFVLTLLATSLLYSGGLGAILSITMIVALPFAFLLCLMCFSLLKGLIVDVNYSLTKLSQSSVYFSGEFWQERLARILKQSKEQDIQNFLNTKVKNAMESLSQSLKNYGLKTQIVQEKSSISLIIKKEFAKDFIYGVQVVKKQASQSIIDDKFMPTYSKEFIFEPQTFFADSRNGYNIEYLNEQEIIVDILKQYERYLQLLFDDKNEIFTKAYD; encoded by the coding sequence ATGCTAAAGACAAGTTTTAAAAAATCAGTTTTTATCCCAAGCATTAGTATTATAATTATCTTAAGTCTTAGTTGTATTTTCTTACCTAAACTTACAAATGATTTTATCAATCATATCAAAAGTGGAATTTTTACAAATTTTTCATGGTTTTATATACTAAGCGTGAGTTTTTTTGTGTGTTTTATGCTAGCACTCGCACTTTCAAAATTTGGCGATATCAAGCTCGGCGATGATGATGAAAAACCTCATTTTAAATTCACCTCATGGCTTGCTATGCTTTTTGCTACGGGTATGGGTGTGGGGCTTATGTATTTTGGTGTGGCTGAACCTCTCATACATAAAAAAGCCTTACAAACAAGCGATGAAGAAGCTATGCTACATACTATCTTTCACTGGGGAATTCACCCATGGGCTATTTATGGGGTGTGTGCTTTGGCTATGGCGTATTTTGGTTTTAGATATAAAATGCCTCTTAGCTTGCGTAGCGCTTTTTACCCTTTGCTTAAAGACAAAATTTATGGCTTTTGGGGAAATTTAGTTGATATACTAGCTTTGATTGTCACGGTTTTTGGTATTAGCACTACGCTTGGTTATAGTGCTTCTCAGCTTAATGCTGGCTTTTTAAATTTAGGCATTTTAAACGAGCAAAGCTTTTTAGAACAAAGCGTGATTATAATCATCATCATTTCTTTAGCTACGCTTTCATCGATTAGCGGTTTGACAAAGGGCTTAAAAATTTTAAGTGAGACAAATTTGGTTTTTGCGGTGTGTTTAATGCTTTTTGTACTTTTTTCAACCAACACCATTCAAATTCTCTCACAATTTAGCTCTAATATTGGCAATTATTTGCAAAATTTAATTTCTTTGAGTTTTAAGACTTATTATTATGAAAAAGAACATATAGAGTGGTTTAATAACTGGACTATTTATTATTGGGCTTGGTGGCTTAGTTGGTCGCCTTTTGTGGGCTTTTTCATCGCTAAAATTTCTCGCGGTAGAACGATAAGGGAATTTATCTTTGGTGTGCTTGTAGTGCCTACTAGTTTTAATATACTTTGGTTTAGCATTTTTGGCAATAGTGCTTTAAATTTCAATGATATTTTAAGTCCTTTTACTTCAGCACCTGAAAGCTTGCTTTTTTATTTTTTACAAAATTTTTCTTTTTCTTATTTTAGCTCTTTGCTTGCACTTTTGGTTTTGGCTTTGTTTTTCATCACTTCAGCAGATAGTGGGATATTTGTGTTAAATTCTTTAAGTAGTGGTGGTGCTCATGAGCCACATAAGTGGCAAAATATCCTTTGGGGTTTTGTGCTTACACTTTTGGCTACTTCTTTGCTGTATTCAGGTGGTTTGGGAGCGATTTTAAGTATCACTATGATAGTGGCTTTGCCTTTTGCCTTTTTACTTTGTTTGATGTGTTTTTCACTGCTTAAAGGTTTAATTGTAGATGTAAATTACTCTTTAACTAAACTTAGTCAAAGCAGTGTGTATTTTTCAGGGGAATTTTGGCAAGAAAGACTAGCTAGAATTTTAAAACAAAGCAAAGAACAAGACATACAAAATTTCTTAAATACTAAAGTCAAAAATGCTATGGAATCACTCAGCCAAAGTCTAAAAAATTACGGCTTAAAAACACAAATTGTTCAAGAAAAATCAAGTATAAGTTTGATTATAAAAAAAGAATTTGCAAAAGACTTTATCTATGGGGTACAAGTAGTAAAAAAACAAGCAAGCCAAAGCATAATCGATGATAAATTTATGCCAACTTACTCTAAAGAATTTATTTTTGAGCCACAAACTTTCTTTGCTGATTCGCGTAATGGTTATAATATAGAGTATTTAAACGAACAAGAAATCATCGTAGATATACTAAAGCAGTATGAGAGGTATTTGCAACTTTTATTTGATGATAAAAATGAAATTTTTACCAAAGCTTATGATTAA
- a CDS encoding class I SAM-dependent DNA methyltransferase, with translation MYFTLLNEKDFFNPYYRKKQITQNEFDTFCKALTQYIERLESSQSENEDYLVANALSPFLTMLNFKTHIKTKQKGKSEIDLAIAKDELSKDLEVLIEAKKPNSKEFITHEKPNSKALHEAILYYFRNREHSFSLKFIIITDFYKFYIFKASEFEELFYKNTSFKKLFEEFQSPNSLFKGNTDEFYKEASKLIENSKESLKGFFIDLAFLKDKQKSNFKNLASIFKTFHRDFLLNEFSPNDANSLNNAFYKELLYILGLSESKQLSKFIITQSEQSKQAQGTLYHLIASKLPKHDFEEVLKFIILWLNRILFLKLIESNLVRFNDDKTLKFLNYEKIPNFTTLSHLFFDILAKEKHTRAQSKFSYLPYLNSSLFEKQAIEKTTLEIATLENDALLEYHPHTQLKDDKGKSKKGKVGLLKYLFEFLDSFDFGADEQSEELIKQKELINSSVLGNVFEKLNGYKEGSFYTPSFITSYMCKVSIEKVVLDKFNHTFKLNATKLSELRIQLRQEKIPQEQKLALLNSIRICDPAVGSGHFLVSALNAMLMVHYELGLFEEDFYLSVQNDEILVQNHKGQFLEYKRPDFDKDKTHLCQKELFERKKDIIENNLFGVDINPNSCEITKLRLWIELLKHSFYESFDDTNYHDLKTLPNIDINIKCGNSLISYFEIHKSLSHYPNIKERMDKYKRIVKDYKEGFYTDKTLIAKEIKNLKESFKNFCLKDKFAKEIKQLTNGANEYSKKYGDFLAQDEKDENFRAFFSKNMFEFDFDESAAKKEFKKLKKLYESIFDLESANPFEWRFEFSEVLDEGGSFQGFDLIIGNPPYIRQEDIKELKPNLAKNYKVYKGTSDIYTYFYELGFNVLKQNGVLSFITSNKYTRAGYGEPLREFLLKNTTLLEYIDLNGIKVFESATVDTSILSFEKAKTKDNSFKYLAPNTELLKENDFNIESILNFNKIAQNFLSKESFTFNDENTNALKAKIEKHGTPLKDWHRLNINYGIKTGYNEAFIITTEKRDEILAKCKDEAEKERTAKLIRKMLRGRDIKRYSYEWAGLWVINTHNGYKSKSGEKVEAINIDEYPSLKQHLKPYYKTLEKRTDKGKTPYNLRNCAYLEEFEKEKIVYPETTQGAYFVYDNKGIFLEKTAFFIVCENLKYLLGLLSSNLITYYYKNFSQGCKLGIKGYQYNKHALENLPLPKINSKNEKLANELISLVDEILNLKEQDKNANTKTQEDKINSIIYKLYNLNEEEIKIIEGK, from the coding sequence ATGTACTTTACTTTGTTAAATGAAAAAGATTTTTTCAACCCTTACTACCGCAAAAAGCAAATCACACAAAATGAATTTGACACTTTTTGCAAGGCTTTAACGCAGTATATAGAAAGGCTTGAAAGCTCACAAAGTGAAAATGAAGACTATCTTGTAGCTAACGCACTTAGTCCATTTTTAACCATGCTAAATTTCAAAACCCACATCAAAACCAAACAAAAAGGCAAAAGCGAGATTGATTTGGCCATCGCTAAAGATGAGCTTAGTAAAGACTTAGAAGTTCTCATCGAAGCTAAAAAGCCCAACTCAAAAGAATTCATCACCCACGAAAAGCCAAATTCTAAAGCCTTGCATGAGGCTATTTTGTATTATTTTAGAAATAGAGAACATAGCTTTAGTTTGAAATTTATCATCATCACAGACTTTTATAAATTTTACATTTTCAAAGCTAGTGAGTTTGAAGAGCTTTTTTATAAAAACACAAGCTTTAAAAAACTTTTTGAAGAATTTCAAAGCCCAAATTCACTTTTTAAAGGCAACACCGATGAATTTTATAAAGAAGCAAGCAAACTCATAGAAAATTCCAAAGAAAGCTTAAAAGGCTTTTTCATCGACTTGGCATTTTTAAAAGACAAGCAAAAGTCAAATTTCAAAAACCTAGCAAGCATTTTTAAAACCTTTCATAGAGACTTTTTGCTAAATGAATTTAGTCCAAATGACGCAAACTCACTAAACAACGCATTTTATAAAGAGCTTTTATACATCTTAGGTTTAAGCGAGAGCAAACAGCTTTCTAAATTCATCATCACACAAAGTGAGCAAAGCAAACAAGCTCAAGGCACGCTTTATCATCTCATAGCGAGCAAACTCCCAAAGCATGATTTTGAAGAGGTGTTAAAATTCATCATACTTTGGTTAAATCGCATTTTATTTTTAAAGCTTATAGAGTCTAATTTGGTTAGATTTAACGATGATAAAACCCTTAAATTTCTAAACTATGAAAAAATTCCAAATTTTACTACCCTTTCACACCTTTTCTTTGATATCTTAGCTAAAGAAAAGCACACAAGAGCGCAGAGTAAATTTAGCTATTTGCCTTATTTAAATTCATCGCTTTTTGAAAAACAAGCCATCGAAAAAACCACATTAGAAATCGCTACTTTAGAAAATGACGCTTTGCTAGAGTATCACCCGCACACGCAGTTAAAAGATGACAAAGGTAAAAGCAAAAAGGGCAAAGTAGGTTTGCTTAAGTATTTGTTTGAGTTTTTAGACAGCTTTGATTTTGGAGCAGATGAACAAAGCGAAGAACTCATCAAACAAAAAGAACTCATCAACTCAAGCGTTTTGGGAAATGTCTTTGAAAAGCTAAATGGCTACAAAGAAGGTAGTTTTTATACTCCAAGTTTTATCACTTCATATATGTGTAAAGTCAGTATAGAAAAAGTTGTGCTTGATAAGTTTAACCATACTTTTAAGCTAAATGCCACCAAGCTAAGCGAGCTAAGAATCCAGCTACGCCAAGAAAAAATCCCTCAAGAACAAAAACTAGCCTTGCTAAATTCCATACGCATTTGCGATCCTGCGGTGGGAAGTGGGCATTTTTTAGTTTCAGCTTTAAATGCCATGCTTATGGTGCATTATGAGCTTGGTTTGTTTGAAGAGGACTTTTACCTAAGCGTGCAAAATGATGAAATTTTAGTGCAAAATCACAAAGGCCAGTTTTTAGAGTATAAACGCCCTGATTTTGACAAAGACAAAACCCACCTTTGTCAAAAAGAACTTTTCGAGCGTAAAAAAGACATCATAGAAAACAACCTTTTTGGAGTAGATATCAACCCAAACTCATGTGAGATCACTAAACTAAGGCTTTGGATAGAGCTTTTAAAACACAGCTTTTATGAAAGTTTTGATGATACAAACTATCATGATCTTAAAACCTTGCCAAACATCGACATCAACATAAAATGCGGGAATTCGCTTATAAGTTATTTTGAAATTCACAAAAGCCTTTCTCACTACCCAAACATCAAAGAACGCATGGATAAATACAAACGCATAGTCAAAGACTACAAAGAAGGCTTTTACACCGACAAAACTCTCATCGCAAAAGAGATCAAAAACCTCAAAGAATCTTTTAAAAATTTCTGCTTAAAAGACAAATTTGCCAAAGAGATCAAGCAACTTACTAACGGGGCTAATGAATACTCTAAAAAATACGGCGATTTTTTAGCGCAAGATGAAAAAGATGAGAATTTTAGAGCATTTTTTTCTAAAAATATGTTTGAATTTGACTTTGATGAAAGTGCAGCTAAGAAAGAATTTAAAAAGCTTAAAAAGCTTTATGAGAGTATATTTGACTTAGAAAGTGCAAATCCTTTTGAATGGCGTTTTGAATTTAGCGAAGTGCTTGATGAGGGCGGGAGTTTTCAAGGATTTGATCTCATCATCGGTAACCCACCTTACATCAGACAAGAAGACATCAAAGAACTAAAGCCAAATTTAGCTAAAAACTATAAAGTATATAAAGGCACAAGCGACATTTATACCTACTTTTATGAGCTTGGGTTTAATGTGCTAAAACAAAATGGTGTTTTGTCTTTCATCACTTCAAACAAATACACAAGAGCAGGTTATGGAGAGCCTTTGCGTGAATTTTTGCTTAAAAATACCACACTTTTAGAATACATCGATCTAAATGGTATAAAAGTTTTTGAAAGCGCTACGGTGGATACTTCTATACTAAGCTTTGAAAAAGCAAAAACTAAAGATAATAGCTTTAAGTACTTAGCCCCAAACACCGAGCTTTTAAAAGAAAATGACTTTAACATAGAAAGCATTTTAAATTTTAACAAAATCGCACAAAATTTTTTAAGCAAAGAAAGCTTTACTTTTAACGATGAAAATACAAACGCACTAAAAGCAAAGATAGAAAAGCACGGCACCCCACTTAAAGACTGGCATAGGCTTAATATAAACTATGGCATAAAAACGGGCTATAATGAAGCCTTTATCATCACTACTGAAAAAAGAGATGAAATTCTAGCTAAATGCAAAGATGAAGCCGAAAAAGAACGCACCGCCAAACTCATACGTAAAATGCTACGCGGTAGAGATATAAAAAGATATAGTTATGAGTGGGCGGGGCTTTGGGTGATCAACACTCACAATGGCTATAAAAGCAAAAGCGGAGAAAAGGTGGAAGCGATAAACATAGATGAGTACCCTAGCTTAAAACAGCATTTAAAGCCGTATTATAAAACTTTAGAAAAAAGAACTGACAAAGGAAAAACACCTTATAACCTTAGAAATTGTGCTTATTTGGAGGAATTTGAAAAAGAAAAGATAGTGTATCCTGAAACAACTCAAGGGGCATATTTTGTCTATGATAATAAAGGAATTTTCTTAGAAAAAACAGCTTTTTTTATAGTCTGTGAAAATTTGAAATATTTATTAGGACTATTATCATCAAATTTAATTACATATTATTATAAAAATTTTTCTCAAGGTTGTAAACTAGGAATAAAAGGTTATCAATACAATAAACATGCCTTAGAAAATTTACCATTGCCAAAGATAAATTCTAAAAATGAAAAATTAGCAAACGAGCTTATAAGCTTAGTTGATGAGATTTTAAATTTAAAAGAACAAGACAAAAACGCAAACACCAAAACCCAAGAAGACAAAATAAACTCTATCATTTACAAACTTTACAACCTAAACGAAGAAGAAATAAAAATCATTGAGGGTAAGTAA
- a CDS encoding DUF3226 domain-containing protein — MKINIFVEGKHDKEFLEQYLNFLKLPNANIIPCGKNHLDEDAISKMEEAKDNNEKILLIFDTDKNFNSTLERIKKESKDLLQDENIFLFPNNFENGELETLLFAIAKEAQICQCFENYKKCIEKLNPQYSKNIHKKSARFAYFEALGFFPSNDEKAKKARKNSYAEIFDFNHIALKPLKDFLIKHYNSYCK, encoded by the coding sequence ATGAAAATTAATATTTTTGTAGAAGGAAAGCATGATAAAGAATTTTTAGAACAATATTTAAATTTTTTAAAACTTCCAAATGCAAATATAATACCATGTGGAAAAAATCATCTTGATGAAGATGCTATATCTAAAATGGAAGAAGCAAAAGATAATAATGAAAAAATTTTACTTATTTTTGATACAGATAAAAATTTTAACTCAACATTAGAAAGGATTAAAAAAGAAAGTAAAGATTTACTACAAGATGAAAATATCTTTCTTTTTCCAAATAATTTTGAAAATGGGGAACTAGAAACCCTTTTGTTTGCCATAGCCAAAGAAGCACAAATTTGTCAGTGCTTTGAAAATTATAAAAAATGCATAGAAAAGCTTAATCCGCAATATAGTAAAAATATCCATAAAAAATCAGCTAGATTTGCTTATTTCGAAGCATTAGGTTTTTTTCCATCAAATGATGAAAAAGCTAAAAAAGCAAGAAAAAATTCTTATGCTGAAATTTTTGATTTTAATCACATAGCGCTTAAACCTTTGAAAGATTTTCTTATAAAGCATTATAATAGTTATTGTAAATAG
- a CDS encoding pentapeptide repeat-containing protein, protein MSEFDQTLAQYGILAKNAQKSIGKDRISVFGNAEIETIDIKILQEKDIKCLDIKSKKIKNIIFVKDISLDMSFSGVTFINEIKTSSNFIGELVFSGCTFKEEVNFQQANFENFICSRVTFEKQVSFLGAVFGNTENKKEISFSNVTFLNEVVFSEAIFSSNIDFYKGYFQKELKFNRAKFKCDKANFYIECKDKVAFIGAIGKNITIIESNFENNLILGVTFDLLNIIDSEILKDLTLNNSTGHNIEIINSTIEKNTDLSFLSANNISLNNSTFKGEISLSINNFTLTQNINFKDITFGKLYIPKELFVKSVNFERCIFLQDMNFKDYTFNEVAFNTCTFKESVYFNNSWFKKEVDFHECEFEKTACFYGVKFDETPNFSQALFKSNINVINSNLNFGFTRVDKKIQLMSLQGKGKYNYEIANDFRDSFRNFKSALIKDNNLLDASKFHKYELYCKEIELKNKKGKTLKDIVDKWQLFFYRKLCDHHTDLLKVFHNLLIIIMLFSVFSFALDKFKQPSIENHAKYHIVQVDTNESYIFKEHNKTTYNFLSLNIEQEFKNLDNLLSKTEIYFSLGFVLLVTFVALLNKKYLWLLLLPFFVGVVYCIGFPMSIITHFMIIVLFACTFVFIMVFDSKPERFLFVGVSYIVCIFALLAKPSLMLPVFGSFLEKDTNATYPLLLSLSVVYFILVALVIFSLQKTARKNSIVPS, encoded by the coding sequence ATGAGCGAATTTGATCAAACATTAGCACAATATGGAATTTTGGCAAAAAATGCTCAAAAATCAATAGGAAAAGATAGAATAAGTGTATTTGGCAATGCAGAAATAGAAACTATAGACATTAAGATTTTACAAGAAAAAGACATAAAATGCCTTGATATAAAATCAAAAAAAATTAAAAATATTATCTTTGTAAAAGATATTTCACTAGATATGTCTTTTTCAGGTGTAACTTTTATAAATGAAATCAAAACTAGCTCTAATTTTATAGGCGAATTAGTTTTTTCAGGTTGTACTTTTAAAGAAGAAGTAAATTTTCAACAAGCAAATTTTGAAAATTTTATTTGCTCTCGTGTTACTTTTGAAAAACAAGTATCTTTTTTAGGTGCTGTTTTTGGAAATACAGAAAATAAAAAAGAGATAAGTTTTTCCAATGTTACTTTTTTAAATGAAGTTGTTTTTTCTGAGGCTATTTTTAGTAGTAATATAGATTTTTATAAAGGTTATTTTCAAAAAGAATTGAAATTTAATAGGGCTAAATTTAAGTGTGATAAAGCTAATTTTTACATAGAATGTAAAGATAAAGTTGCTTTTATTGGAGCTATTGGAAAGAATATAACTATTATAGAATCAAATTTTGAAAATAATTTGATTCTAGGTGTAACATTTGATTTATTAAATATTATTGATAGTGAAATATTGAAAGATTTAACTTTAAATAACTCCACAGGACACAATATAGAAATTATAAATTCCACCATAGAAAAAAATACTGATTTGTCTTTTCTTTCAGCTAATAACATATCTTTAAATAATTCAACTTTTAAAGGAGAAATAAGTTTATCTATAAATAATTTTACACTCACACAAAATATAAATTTTAAAGATATTACTTTTGGAAAATTATATATACCAAAAGAACTTTTTGTAAAGAGTGTAAATTTTGAAAGATGCATCTTTTTGCAAGATATGAATTTTAAGGATTATACTTTCAATGAAGTTGCTTTCAATACTTGCACATTTAAAGAAAGCGTGTATTTTAATAATTCTTGGTTTAAAAAGGAAGTTGATTTTCACGAGTGTGAATTTGAAAAAACTGCTTGTTTTTATGGAGTAAAATTTGATGAAACTCCAAATTTTTCTCAAGCTTTATTTAAGAGCAATATAAATGTTATAAATTCGAATTTAAATTTTGGTTTTACTAGGGTAGATAAAAAAATACAGCTAATGTCTTTACAAGGAAAAGGTAAGTATAATTATGAAATTGCAAATGATTTTAGAGATTCTTTCAGGAATTTTAAAAGTGCTTTGATAAAAGATAATAATCTCTTAGACGCTTCAAAATTTCATAAATACGAGCTTTATTGTAAAGAGATAGAACTAAAAAATAAAAAAGGCAAGACTCTTAAAGATATAGTAGATAAATGGCAACTCTTTTTCTACCGTAAACTTTGTGATCATCATACAGACTTGCTAAAGGTGTTTCATAATCTACTTATCATCATCATGCTTTTTAGCGTTTTTTCTTTTGCGCTTGATAAATTTAAACAACCTAGCATAGAAAATCATGCAAAATATCACATTGTTCAAGTAGATACTAACGAAAGTTATATCTTTAAAGAACATAATAAAACGACTTATAATTTTTTATCCTTGAATATAGAGCAAGAATTTAAAAACTTGGATAATTTATTATCTAAAACTGAGATTTATTTTTCTCTCGGTTTTGTATTGCTAGTGACTTTTGTTGCATTGTTGAATAAAAAATACTTATGGCTTTTGCTTTTGCCTTTTTTTGTAGGGGTGGTTTATTGCATAGGATTTCCTATGTCGATTATTACTCATTTTATGATTATAGTGCTATTTGCATGTACTTTTGTATTTATAATGGTTTTTGACAGCAAGCCTGAAAGATTTCTTTTTGTAGGTGTTTCTTATATAGTTTGCATTTTTGCACTACTTGCAAAACCTAGTTTAATGCTTCCTGTGTTTGGAAGCTTTTTGGAAAAAGACACTAATGCTACTTATCCTTTACTGCTTAGTTTATCGGTAGTGTATTTTATACTTGTAGCTTTAGTGATATTCTCACTCCAAAAAACTGCACGCAAAAACTCCATAGTGCCAAGCTAA
- a CDS encoding TerC family protein, producing the protein MFEWIFSVDAWVVLLTLTALEIVLGIDNIIFLAILVSKLPPEHRDKGRILGLAFAMITRILLLLSLFWVMKLVTPLFSILGNEISGRDLVLLLGGLFLIVKSIKEIKESIMHQEESQSNIKISNKLWVVVAEIAVIDIVFSLDSVITAVGIAQDIEIMIIAVIVAVLVMLFASKPIADFVEKYPSIKILALAFLVMIGFVLVCESFDIHIDKVYIYTAMAFSLIVEILNIISQKKQTNNS; encoded by the coding sequence ATGTTTGAATGGATTTTTAGTGTAGATGCTTGGGTGGTATTACTTACTCTTACAGCTTTGGAGATTGTGTTAGGGATTGACAATATCATTTTTCTAGCGATTTTAGTTTCTAAATTACCACCAGAACATAGAGATAAGGGTAGAATTTTAGGTCTTGCTTTTGCGATGATTACTAGAATTTTATTGTTATTGTCTTTATTTTGGGTGATGAAACTTGTCACACCTTTATTTAGCATATTAGGCAATGAAATTTCAGGTAGGGATTTGGTGCTTTTACTTGGAGGGTTGTTTTTAATAGTTAAGTCAATTAAGGAAATTAAAGAAAGTATAATGCACCAAGAGGAAAGTCAAAGCAATATAAAAATTAGCAATAAACTTTGGGTTGTAGTAGCTGAAATAGCCGTGATAGACATAGTATTTTCTCTTGATAGTGTTATTACTGCTGTGGGCATTGCTCAAGATATAGAGATTATGATTATTGCTGTTATTGTTGCAGTTTTAGTTATGCTTTTTGCTTCTAAACCAATTGCAGATTTTGTGGAAAAATATCCAAGTATTAAAATCTTAGCTTTGGCATTTTTAGTAATGATAGGCTTTGTTTTAGTATGTGAAAGTTTTGATATCCATATAGATAAAGTATATATTTATACAGCTATGGCTTTTTCTTTGATAGTTGAAATTTTAAACATCATTTCACAAAAAAAACAAACAAATAATTCTTAA